AAGGCGGCGTTCGAGAGCCTGGAGGAGAAACACCGGCGCAACAAGGATCTCGTGGGTCGCAACCTGATCTCCCGGGAACAGTACGAGTCCATCCAGGCGGAGTACGAACGCGCCTCGGCGCGCTACCGGGAGGAGTCGGCCCGGGTTGACGAGGTCAAGGTCAAGCACGCGGTCATCGCCGGCATACGCGCGGACGTCCAGCAGGCGGAGGCCGAACTGGAGATGGCGCGGGTGCGGCTCAACCGCAGCGTCGTGGTGGCGCCCATCTCGGGCGTGGTGATCCAGAAGACCGTGGAAGCGGGGCAGACGGTGGCGGCAAGCCTTTCGTCACCGCCGCTGGTGAAGATCGCCGAGCTGGAGGAGATGAAGGTCTCCGCCTTTGTCGACGAAGCCGACATCGGCAAGGTGAAGGTCGGACAGGAGGTGGAGTTCTCGGTGGATTCCTACCCGGGGCGCGTCTTCAAGGGCAAGGTGGTGCGCATCTTCCCGTCTCCGCTGATCAAGGACAACGTCGTCACCTACGATACCGAGATCCGGGTTCCCAACAAGGACCTGGCCCTCAAGCCCGGGATGACGGCGAACGTCACCATTATCCTGGCCAGACGGCACGACGTGCTCATCGTCCCCAGCGCGGCGTTGAGGGTGAGCGGCCGGGACATCCGCACGCTCTATCCCGACATGCCCAGACGGGGGCGTCGCGGGCGCGGGCGGCCCAGCGCCGAGCAGAGGCGCCGGTGGATGCTGGAGGGGCGGGGCGCCGTGTGGGTCTACCGGGACGACAAGCCCGCCCGGGCGCGTATCCGCTTCGGCGCCACCGACGCCAAGAACATGGAGATCGTCTCGGGTCTCGAAGCCGACGATCAGGTCATCGTCGGCATCCGCTCCGAGGCCATGAAACGCGCCACCAACACCACGTCGCGCGTGCGCTCACGGATACTGGGAGGTCTCTGACGCCGTGGACCGGTCGCCCGTCATCGAAGTGGACGGCGTCACCAAGGTCTACGATCTTGGCGAGCAGAGAGTGGAGGCCCTGAAGGGCGTGTCGCTCACGATCTTCCAGGGAGAGATCGTGGCGCTCATGGGGCCTTCCGGGTCGGGCAAGTCGACCCTCATGAACCTGCTGGGTTTCCTGGACCGGCCGACCACGGGCCACTACCGCTTGAACGGCGAGGACGTGGGCGACCTTTCGTCCGACGAGATGGCGTGGGTGCGCAACCACGAGATCGGTTTCGTATTCCAGAACTACAACCTCCTGGCCCGGACCACGTCCCTGGAGAATGCGGAACTGCCGGCCCTCTACAACGGAACGCCGTCTTCGGCGGGCCGCCGCAAGGCGCGGGAGATGCTCGGGCTCGTAGGGCTCGGCGAGAGGGAAACGCACCGGCCCACGCAGTTGTCCGGCGGCCAGCAGCAGCGGGTGGCCATCGCCCGGGCGTTGCTCAACGATCCCCGGATCATCCTGGCGGACGAGCCCACGGGGAACCTCGATACCCGCACCGGTGCCGAGATCATCGATCTCTTCAAGACGCTCAACCGGGAGAAGGGCATCACCATCGTGTTCGTGACCCATGACCCCGAGGTGGCGGCCCACGGGCAGCGTATCGTTCACTTCAAGGACGGCCTCGTGGAACGGGAGGAAACCGGGGGCAAGGTCGGCTCGGGTGGGCTCGCGGCGCTTCCGGAAGTCGATGCCGGGGTTCAGGGCGAGGAAGTGGCAGCCGGCGAGGCCGACGACGCCCTTGGCCTCGGCGATCCCGGCAACGGCAGCGGCGTCTCCGACGGCGGCGGCGTGCGCAACGGTCACGGCGCCCAACACGGCAACGGCGGTGACAACGGAAACGGCGGCCGCCGACGCCGGGGCCTGGG
This genomic stretch from Deltaproteobacteria bacterium harbors:
- a CDS encoding efflux RND transporter periplasmic adaptor subunit, which codes for MKRILWIVALVLVLLGAGGVGLFWYAPALVESNVGSVRGGLTSLKSRLLPAEEAKNVFPFRLAKVERGEIFSRITTTGTVNPVSSVTVSTQVSGTIKDLPVDVPMRVKKGDLIARLDQDLFRAQLLQAEAKVAKAKANLAKELAGVEMLKSRVAASIAGTKAAFESLEEKHRRNKDLVGRNLISREQYESIQAEYERASARYREESARVDEVKVKHAVIAGIRADVQQAEAELEMARVRLNRSVVVAPISGVVIQKTVEAGQTVAASLSSPPLVKIAELEEMKVSAFVDEADIGKVKVGQEVEFSVDSYPGRVFKGKVVRIFPSPLIKDNVVTYDTEIRVPNKDLALKPGMTANVTIILARRHDVLIVPSAALRVSGRDIRTLYPDMPRRGRRGRGRPSAEQRRRWMLEGRGAVWVYRDDKPARARIRFGATDAKNMEIVSGLEADDQVIVGIRSEAMKRATNTTSRVRSRILGGL